A region of Leclercia adecarboxylata DNA encodes the following proteins:
- the tomB gene encoding Hha toxicity modulator TomB, giving the protein MDEYSPKRQDIAQLKFLCESLYHDCLTNLDESNHGWVNDPTSAINLQLNELIEHIATFALNYKIKYNEDNKLIEQIDEYLDDTFMLFSSYGINAQDLQKWRKSGNRLFRCFVTASRANPLASPVKTITNN; this is encoded by the coding sequence ATGGACGAATACTCGCCCAAAAGGCAAGATATTGCACAGTTGAAATTCCTTTGTGAATCCCTGTACCATGACTGCCTGACCAATCTCGATGAGAGCAATCATGGCTGGGTAAATGACCCTACTTCTGCCATTAATTTGCAGTTAAACGAGTTGATTGAACATATTGCTACCTTCGCCCTTAATTATAAAATTAAGTATAACGAAGATAATAAGTTGATTGAGCAAATTGACGAATACCTGGATGACACTTTTATGTTATTCAGCAGCTACGGCATTAACGCACAGGATTTGCAAAAATGGCGTAAATCGGGCAATCGGCTTTTTCGTTGTTTTGTTACGGCAAGCAGAGCTAATCCGTTAGCTTCTCCGGTTAAAACTATTACAAACAATTAG
- a CDS encoding YczE/YyaS/YitT family protein — protein MLRRLLQLYVGLSLYGLSTAMFVRADLGADPWNVFHLGVAKLLAMDIGTVMILTGALVLLVWIPLRQRPGLGTISNVIVIGLAADAALASIPAIDSLMARSLLLASAVIVNGLATGMYIGAGFGAGPRDGLMTGINARTGWSVRSVRTAIEITVLLIGCVLGGTFGVGTILYALSIGPLIQICLPWFRQKPRIVAPEPGRVV, from the coding sequence ATGTTGCGTCGATTACTTCAGCTTTACGTCGGATTAAGCCTGTACGGCCTGTCAACGGCGATGTTTGTCCGTGCGGATCTGGGAGCCGATCCGTGGAATGTCTTCCACCTGGGGGTGGCAAAACTGCTGGCAATGGATATTGGCACCGTCATGATCCTCACCGGGGCGCTGGTCCTGCTGGTCTGGATCCCGCTGCGCCAGCGTCCCGGTCTCGGCACGATCAGTAACGTGATTGTGATTGGCCTGGCCGCCGATGCCGCATTGGCGTCTATTCCGGCCATTGATTCGCTGATGGCTCGCAGCCTGCTGCTGGCAAGCGCGGTGATTGTCAATGGGCTGGCGACGGGCATGTATATCGGGGCCGGATTTGGCGCCGGGCCGCGCGACGGCCTGATGACCGGGATCAACGCCCGCACCGGCTGGTCGGTTCGCAGCGTACGCACGGCGATTGAAATTACGGTCCTGCTGATTGGCTGCGTGCTGGGCGGCACCTTTGGTGTAGGAACCATACTCTATGCGCTGAGCATCGGTCCGCTGATCCAGATCTGCCTGCCGTGGTTTCGGCAGAAGCCGCGGATCGTTGCCCCAGAGCCGGGCCGCGTTGTCTGA
- a CDS encoding beta-galactosidase, producing MSHPAPLTLSTLITRRDWENPGVTQWNRLPAHVPLSSWRDEHAARDEGKTPSVRSLNGDWQFSFFTAPEQVPDSWTQQDCADAVVMPVPSNWQMQGFDTPIYTNVTYPIAVNPPFVPAENPTGCYSLTFEMEERWLASGQTRLVFEGVNSAFYLWCNGQWVGYSQDSRLPAEFDVSAFLRAGSNRLAVMVLRWCDGSYLEDQDMWRMSGIFRDVTLLHKPATHIADYHVETELNADYDRARLKLGLTLGGSDYADCEVSVNLWREGELIASAVGLPGSDIVDERGHWQERVNVSLKVEQPALWSAEIPALYRLTLALRDAQGQVLDIEACDVGFRHVEIANGLLKLNGKPLLIRGVNRHEHHPERGQVMDEATMRRDIELMKQHNFNAVRCSHYPNHPLWYRLCDRYGLYVVDEANIETHGMVPMSRLADDPRWLPAMSERVTRMVQRDRNHPSIIIWSLGNESGHGANHDALYRWVKATDPTRPVQYEGGGANTAATDIICPMYARVDQDQPFPAVPKWSLKKWIGMPDESRPLILCEYAHAMGNSFGGFAKYWEAFRKHPRLQGGFVWDWVDQALTKYDEQGNPFWAYGGDFGDKPNDRQFCLNGLVFPDRTPHPALYEAQRAQQFFTFTLHSHSPLVVEVQSDYLFRTTDNEQLRWSVMRDGEVLASEVVALNIPAQGKQRLEITLPQWAAAPGDVWLNVEVFQPAATPWSGENHLCAWDQWPLPAPLFVATPKAVGETPLLTRADDALVVTHQQQRWQFDRASGDLTQWWREGEPTLFSPLTDNFTRAPLDNDIGVSEATRIDPNAWVERWKAAGMYNLTPRLLQCDGEQLEQAVTLTTLHAWEHGNQVLFLSRKYWRIDSQGVLHGDIEVQVASDIPEPARIGLCCQLALTPQTVSWQGLGPYENYPDRKLAARQGRWELPLAELHTPYIFPTDNGLRCDTRQLNLGQHQLDGDFHFSVSRYSQTQLRETSHHHLLREESGCWLNLDAFHMGVGGDDSWSPSVSPEFILQGKKVRYAFSWQQN from the coding sequence ATGTCCCATCCTGCTCCGCTGACCCTCAGCACCCTGATCACTCGCCGCGACTGGGAAAACCCCGGCGTCACCCAATGGAATCGACTCCCTGCCCACGTTCCCTTGAGCAGCTGGCGCGACGAACACGCCGCGCGGGATGAGGGTAAGACGCCCAGCGTCCGCTCGCTTAACGGCGACTGGCAGTTCAGCTTTTTTACGGCTCCGGAGCAGGTTCCCGACAGCTGGACGCAACAGGATTGCGCGGATGCGGTGGTGATGCCCGTCCCCTCCAACTGGCAGATGCAGGGCTTTGATACCCCGATCTACACCAACGTCACCTATCCGATTGCGGTGAACCCGCCGTTTGTCCCGGCAGAGAACCCGACCGGTTGTTACTCGCTCACATTCGAGATGGAAGAGCGCTGGCTGGCGAGCGGCCAGACCCGGCTGGTCTTCGAGGGCGTCAACTCGGCCTTTTATCTGTGGTGCAACGGCCAGTGGGTAGGCTACTCCCAGGACAGCCGCCTGCCTGCAGAGTTTGATGTGTCTGCGTTCCTGCGCGCAGGCAGTAACCGCCTGGCGGTGATGGTGCTGCGCTGGTGCGACGGTAGCTATCTCGAAGATCAGGATATGTGGCGGATGAGCGGCATCTTCCGCGACGTCACTCTGCTGCACAAACCGGCTACCCATATCGCCGATTATCACGTCGAGACCGAACTGAATGCCGATTATGACCGTGCCCGGCTTAAGCTGGGGCTGACCCTCGGCGGGAGTGATTACGCCGATTGCGAGGTGAGCGTCAACCTGTGGCGGGAAGGGGAGCTTATCGCCAGCGCCGTCGGCCTGCCGGGCTCGGACATTGTCGATGAGCGGGGTCACTGGCAGGAGAGGGTCAATGTTTCACTGAAGGTGGAACAACCGGCGCTGTGGAGCGCGGAAATCCCCGCTCTCTACCGGCTGACCCTTGCGCTGCGCGACGCTCAGGGCCAGGTTCTGGACATTGAAGCCTGCGACGTCGGCTTCCGCCACGTTGAGATCGCCAACGGGCTGCTGAAGCTCAACGGCAAGCCGCTGCTGATCCGCGGGGTGAACCGTCACGAGCACCATCCCGAGCGCGGGCAAGTGATGGACGAAGCCACCATGCGCCGCGACATTGAGCTGATGAAGCAGCACAACTTTAACGCCGTACGCTGCTCGCACTATCCTAACCATCCGCTGTGGTACCGCCTGTGCGATCGCTACGGGCTCTACGTGGTGGATGAGGCCAATATTGAAACCCACGGTATGGTGCCGATGAGTCGACTGGCCGACGATCCGCGCTGGCTGCCCGCCATGAGCGAACGCGTCACCCGGATGGTGCAGCGCGACAGAAATCACCCGTCGATTATTATCTGGTCCCTGGGCAATGAGTCCGGTCATGGCGCGAACCACGACGCCCTTTACCGCTGGGTGAAGGCCACCGATCCGACCCGCCCGGTACAGTACGAGGGCGGCGGCGCCAATACCGCGGCGACCGACATTATCTGTCCGATGTACGCCCGCGTCGATCAGGATCAGCCTTTCCCGGCAGTACCAAAATGGTCTCTCAAAAAGTGGATTGGCATGCCGGATGAATCCCGCCCGCTGATCCTCTGCGAATACGCCCACGCGATGGGCAACAGCTTCGGCGGGTTCGCGAAATACTGGGAGGCCTTCCGCAAACATCCTCGCCTGCAGGGCGGTTTTGTCTGGGACTGGGTTGACCAGGCGCTGACGAAATACGACGAGCAGGGCAATCCCTTCTGGGCTTACGGCGGCGATTTTGGCGATAAGCCTAACGACCGACAGTTTTGTCTCAACGGGCTGGTGTTCCCGGATCGCACCCCGCATCCGGCCCTGTACGAAGCCCAGCGCGCCCAGCAGTTCTTCACCTTTACCCTGCACAGCCACTCTCCGCTGGTGGTGGAGGTGCAGAGCGATTATCTCTTCCGCACTACGGACAACGAGCAGCTGCGCTGGTCGGTGATGCGCGATGGCGAAGTGCTGGCCTCTGAGGTTGTCGCTCTGAACATTCCGGCGCAAGGGAAGCAACGACTGGAGATTACCCTGCCACAGTGGGCAGCTGCGCCGGGCGATGTCTGGCTGAACGTGGAAGTGTTCCAGCCTGCGGCCACGCCGTGGTCCGGCGAAAATCACCTCTGCGCCTGGGATCAGTGGCCGCTGCCCGCGCCGTTATTCGTCGCAACACCGAAAGCTGTCGGGGAAACACCGCTGCTGACCCGCGCGGATGACGCCCTGGTGGTAACGCATCAGCAGCAGCGCTGGCAGTTTGACCGCGCCAGCGGCGACCTGACCCAGTGGTGGCGCGAGGGAGAGCCAACCCTGTTTTCACCGCTGACCGATAACTTCACCCGCGCCCCGCTGGATAACGATATCGGCGTCAGCGAAGCGACCCGCATCGATCCCAACGCCTGGGTGGAGCGCTGGAAGGCGGCGGGGATGTACAACCTGACGCCGCGTCTGCTGCAGTGCGACGGCGAGCAGCTGGAGCAAGCGGTGACTCTCACCACGCTGCATGCCTGGGAGCATGGCAACCAAGTCCTGTTCCTGAGCCGTAAATACTGGCGTATCGACAGCCAGGGCGTGCTGCATGGCGATATTGAAGTCCAGGTGGCGAGCGATATACCCGAACCTGCGCGTATTGGGCTCTGCTGTCAGCTGGCCCTGACGCCGCAGACTGTAAGCTGGCAGGGACTCGGGCCCTATGAGAACTACCCGGATCGCAAGCTCGCCGCCCGTCAGGGGCGCTGGGAACTGCCGCTGGCTGAGCTGCATACGCCTTACATTTTCCCCACCGACAACGGCCTGCGCTGCGATACGCGTCAGCTGAACCTGGGACAGCATCAGCTGGATGGCGACTTCCACTTCTCGGTAAGCCGCTACAGCCAGACGCAGCTGCGTGAGACGTCGCACCACCACCTGTTACGGGAGGAGTCCGGCTGCTGGCTGAACCTCGATGCCTTCCATATGGGCGTCGGCGGGGATGACTCCTGGAGCCCAAGCGTCTCACCGGAATTTATTCTGCAGGGGAAAAAGGTGCGTTACGCCTTTAGCTGGCAACAGAACTAA
- the ykgO gene encoding type B 50S ribosomal protein L36 has product MQVLNSLRSAKQRHPDCQIVKRKGRLYVICKSNPRFKAVQGRKKRR; this is encoded by the coding sequence ATGCAGGTTCTGAATTCATTGCGCAGTGCCAAACAACGTCATCCCGATTGTCAGATCGTCAAACGTAAAGGGCGGCTGTATGTGATATGCAAATCCAATCCGCGCTTTAAGGCGGTGCAGGGGCGGAAGAAGAGACGTTAA
- a CDS encoding PLP-dependent aminotransferase family protein has protein sequence MSSRRFGSQSLVRLLGHWQESASRTPLWRQLADALRLLILDGRLALDTRLPGERELALTLEVSRTTVSSALAHLRDEGYLESRHGSGSRVILPDSRTPPTRANASAALDLSTAALGAGPEIHQAYTHALTAITPHLTQTGYDQLGLLALREAIAARYTGRGLPTRAEEVMVVNGAVSGLALVLRMFTGPGDRVVVDHPTYPLAIAAIQGASCRPVGVSLPHTGWDIDGFAATLAQTAPRLAYLMPDFHNPTGRCMDEKSREAIAAVAARARTTLVVDETMVDLWFDAPPPPPLASFCPNGNVITLGSAGKSFWGGLRLGWIRAPARTIATLAQTRDTLDLGSPLLEQLATLWLIENGETFLSARRQMLRERRDACAALLQEHFPDWRFRMPEGGLSYWVELPDMLATQLASRAEAAGIHLGTGTRFGLSGAFDRYLRMPFSLAPDELENALVRIKPLWMALSNSGHSVKRTLV, from the coding sequence GTGTCATCACGTCGATTTGGAAGTCAGTCATTGGTTCGCCTGCTGGGTCACTGGCAGGAGAGTGCCTCCCGTACCCCGCTGTGGCGGCAGCTGGCCGATGCCCTGCGCCTGCTGATCCTCGACGGCAGGCTGGCGCTGGATACGCGCCTGCCCGGGGAACGGGAACTGGCCTTAACCCTCGAGGTCAGCCGGACCACCGTCAGCAGCGCCCTGGCCCATCTGCGGGACGAAGGTTATCTCGAAAGCCGGCACGGCAGTGGCTCGCGGGTGATCCTGCCCGACAGCCGCACGCCCCCTACCCGCGCCAACGCCAGCGCGGCGCTTGATCTCTCTACTGCCGCGCTGGGTGCCGGGCCGGAGATCCATCAGGCCTATACGCATGCCCTGACCGCCATTACCCCGCATCTGACGCAAACCGGCTACGATCAGCTGGGGTTGCTGGCGCTGCGCGAAGCCATTGCTGCACGCTATACCGGCCGCGGTTTACCTACCCGGGCTGAAGAGGTGATGGTGGTTAACGGTGCCGTCAGCGGGCTGGCGCTGGTGCTGCGCATGTTCACCGGCCCGGGCGATCGGGTGGTGGTGGATCACCCCACCTACCCGCTGGCTATCGCGGCTATTCAGGGGGCATCCTGTCGGCCGGTTGGCGTGTCGCTGCCGCATACCGGCTGGGATATCGACGGCTTTGCCGCCACCCTCGCCCAGACCGCGCCGCGCCTGGCGTATCTGATGCCCGATTTTCACAATCCCACTGGCCGCTGCATGGACGAGAAGAGCCGGGAGGCCATCGCCGCCGTGGCTGCCCGGGCCCGCACCACGCTGGTAGTGGATGAAACCATGGTAGATCTGTGGTTCGATGCCCCTCCCCCGCCGCCGCTGGCCTCCTTCTGCCCGAACGGCAATGTCATTACGCTGGGCTCGGCGGGAAAAAGTTTCTGGGGAGGTCTGCGTCTGGGCTGGATTCGCGCCCCGGCACGCACCATCGCCACGCTTGCCCAGACCCGCGATACGCTCGATCTTGGCTCGCCGCTGCTGGAACAGCTGGCAACCCTGTGGCTAATTGAGAATGGCGAAACATTTTTATCTGCCCGCCGGCAGATGCTGCGTGAGCGGCGGGATGCTTGTGCGGCGCTGCTGCAGGAACATTTCCCGGACTGGCGTTTCCGGATGCCGGAAGGGGGTCTCTCTTACTGGGTAGAGCTGCCGGATATGCTGGCCACCCAGTTGGCCTCGCGCGCCGAAGCGGCGGGCATTCATCTGGGTACCGGGACGCGCTTTGGCCTCTCTGGAGCCTTTGACCGCTACCTGCGCATGCCCTTTTCCCTGGCACCTGACGAGCTGGAAAACGCGCTGGTGCGGATCAAGCCGCTGTGGATGGCGCTGAGTAACAGCGGCCACAGTGTAAAACGCACGCTGGTATAA
- a CDS encoding DUF1428 domain-containing protein → MKYVDGFVVAVPAGNKEAYREMAAKAAPLFKEFGALRIVECWADDVPDGKLTDFRMAVKAEENEEVVFSWIEYPSKAVRDEANQKMMNDPRMKEFGEAMPFDGKRMIYGGFSPLLDE, encoded by the coding sequence ATGAAGTATGTCGATGGTTTTGTGGTTGCCGTTCCCGCGGGTAATAAGGAGGCTTATCGCGAGATGGCGGCGAAAGCTGCGCCTTTGTTTAAAGAGTTTGGCGCGCTTCGCATCGTAGAGTGTTGGGCAGATGACGTGCCTGACGGCAAATTAACCGACTTTCGCATGGCGGTGAAGGCGGAAGAGAACGAAGAAGTGGTTTTCAGCTGGATCGAATATCCTTCCAAAGCGGTTCGCGACGAGGCGAATCAGAAGATGATGAACGATCCCAGGATGAAAGAATTTGGCGAAGCCATGCCCTTTGACGGTAAACGGATGATTTATGGAGGCTTCTCGCCTCTGCTGGACGAATAA
- a CDS encoding HHA domain-containing protein, with translation MSDKPLTKTDYLMRLRRCQSIDTLERVIEKNKYELSDNELAVFYSAADHRLAELTMNKLYDKIPTAVWKFVR, from the coding sequence ATGTCTGATAAACCATTAACCAAGACTGATTATTTGATGCGTCTGCGACGTTGTCAGTCAATTGACACCCTTGAGCGCGTGATTGAAAAAAATAAATACGAGCTTTCTGATAATGAACTGGCAGTATTCTATTCTGCGGCCGACCATCGCCTGGCCGAACTGACGATGAATAAGCTGTATGATAAAATTCCTACCGCAGTATGGAAGTTTGTACGCTGA
- a CDS encoding EAL domain-containing protein, with protein MTTRQLVSMVTCVLIISVLVPVCLSVWLAHSNAEQRFVDDLNNYSSRVQIRTDKVITQAKSALTEMASFKGIPCSYEHTLAMRRTSFSWRYIQEVIYIEDLKPRCSSLEQESYAAPFPPAMRVTPDGYRAWITSHNDLAVDRYMAAIGNDHYIVLVDPASLIDVIPLGSWPIDVALIGTLRNVIFASSNNLDIQVFNEMRRSGSTHFQHDGAMYNVHNVSDLGFSIVTWSSLKPLKESWHHQLIFWLPFGVLISLLTAWFILRVLRRLQSPRYRLLDAINAREFKVHFQPIVALNSGRLTGAEALARWPQPDGSYLSPDIFVSLAEQTGLTNQLTTLIIEKVFEEMGEWLRQHPGHHISINLAPEDLISGNVLPLLSRLLNQWQLPPSQIALELTERGFADPAVSAPAIAAFRRAGHSVYIDDFGTGYSSLSYLQDLDVDTLKIDKSFVDALEYKNVTSHIIEMAKSLNLDMVAEGIETEGQLAWLRSHGVQYGQGWFYSKALPKEAFIQWAENNLEPESRA; from the coding sequence ATGACAACCCGACAGCTGGTGAGCATGGTTACCTGCGTGCTAATTATTTCAGTGCTTGTTCCTGTTTGTCTGAGCGTATGGCTGGCGCATAGCAATGCGGAGCAGCGGTTTGTTGACGATCTGAATAACTACTCTTCCCGGGTGCAGATCCGAACCGACAAAGTCATTACCCAGGCAAAGTCAGCGCTTACTGAGATGGCGTCGTTTAAAGGGATCCCCTGCAGCTACGAACACACGTTGGCCATGCGCCGCACCTCTTTTTCCTGGCGATATATTCAGGAGGTCATCTACATTGAGGATCTCAAGCCGCGCTGCTCCTCGCTGGAACAGGAGAGCTATGCCGCCCCCTTTCCGCCTGCAATGCGGGTAACGCCTGATGGCTATCGGGCCTGGATCACCTCGCACAACGACCTCGCCGTCGATCGCTATATGGCTGCAATTGGCAATGACCACTATATCGTGCTGGTTGACCCGGCCTCGCTGATCGATGTGATCCCCTTAGGCTCCTGGCCGATCGACGTGGCCCTGATCGGCACCCTGCGCAATGTGATCTTTGCCAGCAGTAATAACCTGGATATTCAGGTATTCAATGAGATGCGGCGCAGCGGCAGCACCCATTTTCAGCATGACGGCGCGATGTACAACGTCCATAACGTGTCCGACCTGGGGTTTTCCATCGTCACCTGGTCCTCCCTCAAACCTCTAAAAGAGAGCTGGCACCACCAGCTTATTTTCTGGCTGCCTTTTGGCGTCCTGATCAGTCTGCTGACGGCCTGGTTTATCCTGCGCGTGTTGCGCCGCCTGCAGTCGCCCCGGTACCGTTTACTGGATGCCATTAATGCCCGGGAGTTTAAGGTTCATTTCCAGCCGATTGTGGCGTTAAACAGCGGCAGGCTGACCGGCGCGGAAGCGCTTGCACGCTGGCCGCAACCGGACGGAAGTTACCTGTCGCCGGATATTTTTGTCTCCCTGGCCGAGCAGACGGGCCTGACGAATCAGCTGACCACGCTTATCATCGAAAAGGTCTTTGAGGAGATGGGCGAGTGGCTTCGCCAGCATCCGGGCCACCATATTTCGATTAACCTTGCCCCGGAGGATTTGATCTCCGGTAACGTGCTTCCGCTGCTGAGCCGCCTGCTGAATCAGTGGCAGCTTCCCCCCTCACAGATTGCGCTGGAGCTCACCGAGCGCGGGTTCGCCGATCCCGCCGTCAGCGCTCCGGCCATTGCCGCGTTCAGGCGTGCAGGCCACTCGGTCTATATCGATGATTTCGGAACGGGCTATTCCAGCCTCAGCTATCTCCAGGATCTGGACGTCGATACGCTGAAAATAGATAAGTCCTTTGTCGACGCGCTGGAGTACAAAAACGTCACCTCGCACATCATCGAGATGGCCAAATCGCTCAACCTGGATATGGTGGCAGAAGGAATTGAAACCGAAGGCCAGCTGGCATGGTTACGGAGCCACGGCGTGCAGTACGGTCAGGGGTGGTTTTACAGCAAAGCGCTGCCGAAAGAGGCATTTATTCAGTGGGCGGAAAACAATCTCGAGCCGGAGAGTCGCGCTTAG
- a CDS encoding YlaC family protein: protein MTEIQRLLTETIDDLNVREKRDNKPRFSISFIRKHPGLFVAMYAAWLATLVVMLQSETLIGSVWLLVVLFIVFNAFFFFDVNPRYRYEDIDVLDFRVCYNGEWYNTRFVPGQLIENILHSPNVELQQKEKLQKMIATKGELSFYDVFTLSRTPA from the coding sequence ATGACCGAAATACAACGCCTGCTTACCGAAACCATTGACGATCTCAATGTTCGCGAAAAGCGTGACAATAAACCGCGTTTCAGCATCAGCTTTATTCGCAAACATCCTGGTCTGTTTGTCGCCATGTATGCGGCGTGGCTGGCGACGCTGGTGGTGATGCTGCAATCGGAAACCCTGATCGGTTCCGTCTGGTTGCTGGTGGTGTTGTTCATCGTCTTTAACGCCTTCTTCTTTTTCGACGTTAATCCGCGCTACCGCTATGAAGATATTGATGTACTGGATTTTCGCGTTTGCTACAACGGGGAGTGGTACAACACACGCTTTGTGCCTGGACAGCTGATCGAAAACATTCTGCACTCGCCCAACGTCGAGTTACAGCAAAAAGAGAAACTGCAGAAGATGATCGCCACCAAGGGCGAGCTCTCTTTCTACGACGTCTTTACCCTCTCCCGCACACCTGCCTGA
- a CDS encoding LacI family DNA-binding transcriptional regulator, translated as MKAITLYDVARLAGVSYQTVSRVINDAAHVSARTREKVLQAMAELHYVPNRGAQQLAGKRTRTLGLITTDLALHAPSQIASAVKTRAGERGASVLISMVEDPQQCLAAVQELLAQRVEGLLVNVPLEDALAESLQAQAVPVPVLFLDVTPNARVHSLVFDAEQGANLGAQHLLALGHQRIALLGGPQSSVSARARLAGWLSALGEAGLEPCSIVQGDWSAASGYEKGHQLLAGAILPQAILVANDQMALGVMRACAEKGIAVPGQISVVGFDDTTDSAWFTPPLTTVRQAFREAGLRSVEWLLAQQGSTEKTPSQTRLPVTLIERHSTAREGIPQGSDDLAQQLKSLALLAEQLARR; from the coding sequence ATGAAAGCCATAACCCTCTACGATGTCGCCCGCCTGGCGGGCGTCTCCTATCAAACCGTCTCGCGGGTCATTAATGATGCGGCCCACGTCTCCGCCCGTACCCGGGAGAAAGTGCTGCAGGCGATGGCCGAGCTGCACTATGTACCCAATCGCGGCGCCCAGCAGCTGGCAGGCAAACGCACCCGTACGCTGGGGCTTATCACTACCGATCTGGCGCTGCATGCCCCCTCGCAGATCGCGTCGGCGGTAAAAACGCGGGCCGGGGAGCGTGGGGCGAGCGTGCTGATCTCAATGGTCGAGGATCCGCAACAGTGCCTGGCGGCAGTGCAGGAGCTGCTGGCCCAGCGCGTGGAAGGATTGCTGGTCAATGTCCCGCTGGAAGATGCGCTGGCCGAAAGCCTGCAGGCGCAGGCCGTTCCTGTGCCTGTGTTATTTCTTGATGTCACCCCCAACGCCCGGGTACACAGCCTGGTGTTCGATGCAGAGCAAGGGGCGAACCTGGGGGCGCAACACCTGCTGGCGCTGGGCCATCAGCGAATTGCCCTGCTCGGCGGGCCGCAAAGTTCCGTCTCTGCCCGGGCACGGCTTGCGGGCTGGTTATCAGCCTTAGGCGAGGCGGGTCTGGAACCTTGCTCCATCGTTCAGGGTGACTGGAGCGCGGCCTCAGGTTATGAAAAAGGCCATCAGCTGCTGGCCGGGGCGATTCTCCCGCAGGCGATCCTGGTGGCAAACGATCAGATGGCCCTGGGCGTGATGCGTGCCTGCGCCGAAAAAGGGATTGCGGTGCCGGGCCAGATCTCGGTGGTGGGTTTTGACGATACCACCGACAGCGCATGGTTTACCCCGCCGCTGACCACGGTTCGTCAGGCGTTTCGTGAGGCCGGCTTGCGCAGCGTAGAGTGGCTGCTGGCGCAGCAGGGCAGCACAGAAAAGACGCCCTCACAAACCCGGCTGCCGGTAACGCTGATCGAGCGCCATTCCACCGCCCGGGAAGGGATCCCGCAGGGGAGTGACGATCTGGCGCAGCAGCTAAAATCGCTGGCGCTGCTGGCGGAACAGCTGGCGCGCCGATAA